The genomic interval CAGTTCGCACCAAGACGCGCCGGAAAGAAATTAGATTAACCACAGATTGCGGAAGCAATCGCAACAACGAGGACGAAGAAGATGATTGCGAAAAAACACGACAACTCAATCAACGAAATTCTGACCGCCATGTGCATTAAGGATGTCAAAAGAAAGCTTCCCTCGAAAAAGAACCTTAACGATCTCCGTATTTTTACGGGAAGCAAAGGATTCAGGTCATGAGCTGCAACTGCGGAAAAACCTGTGCTCCGGTCGACGATGCGGCCCATGCCTGCACAGCAGATGATAAAGCCAAATGCGGCTGCGGTCCCAGCGGCGGGAATTTCACCACAGCGGGCACGGCGGAACACAGAGACAGTACCTCCGTGCACTCGGTGTCCTCCAGCGAAGCGGGTGGTAAAAAACTTACCGGCGAAAATTTTACAGCCACCCGCAATGCGTGCAAACTGTGTGCTCCTCTCGGCGCCTGCCTTGCGTTCCGTGGAATCGAAGGCTGCCTCCCCTTCCTCCACGGTTCGCAAGGATGCGCCACCTACATCCGGCGCTACATGATCAGCCACTTCCGCGAACCGATGGATATTGCCTCCTCGAGCTTCGGTGAAGAGAGCGTGGTCTTCGGCGGACGCCGGAATCTGTTCGACGGCCTGAACCACGTGATTGAAGGCTATGAACCCGCAGTGATCGGCATCGCCACCACCTGCCTGGCGGAAACCATCGGCGACGATGTGAACATGTATGTGAAGGAATATATTTCCGCCGATGCCAAGCGGGTGAATCTGCCGCATATCCTGCGCGTTTCCACCCCGAGCTATGCCGGCTCGCACGCCGACGGCTATCAGTGGGCGGTGCGCGCTATTGTGGACCAGCTGGCAGTCGACGGACCGAACGAAAAATTTATCGGCATCTTCCCCGGCATGGTTTCCCCGGCCGATCTGCGCCATCTGCGCGAACTGATGGAAGATTTTGAAATGGATTTTTCAATTGTTCCCGATTATTCCGATCCGCTCGACGGACCGGTCTGGGGCGACTACCACAAGATCCCGGCCGGCGGCACTCCGGCCCGCGAGATCGCCAAACTCGGCCGCGCCTCAGCTGTGATTGAACTGGCCTCAACCATTGCCGACAAACAGTCTGCGGCATCGCTGCTCGACGAAAAATTTTCCACGGCCGTTTTCCGCGTCGGCCTTCCCATCGGCATTCGCCAGACAGATAAGTTCTGCAACGTGCTCGAACAGATTACCGGCCGGCCGCTGCCCGCCAAACACGACGCCGAGCGCGGGCGCCTTATTGACTGCTATGTCGACGGCCACAAATACACCTTCGGCAAGGAAGTCGTGATTTACGGCGAAGAGGACTTTGTGGTCGGCATGACCGCCTTCTGCTGCGAGATCGGCCTGAAACCCGTTCTCTGCGCTTCCGGTGGCAAGAGCGGCAAACTCAGCGAATGCATCCGCGAAGCCGCTCCGGAACTGGATCCAGAAACCCCTATCCTCGAAGGCATTGATTTTGCCGAAATCGAGGTAGCCGCTTTCAATCTGAAGCCCGACCTGCTCATCGGCAACAGTAAGGGTTTCAGCCTCAGCCGCAAAACCGGCATCCCGCTGATCCGTTTTGGATTTCCTATCCACGACCGGATCAGCGGGCCTCGTACCCTCCACCTGGGATACCGGGGCGCCCAGCGGCTTTACGACACCATCGTCGACAAACTTATGGAAATGAAACAGGAAAGCAACGACATCGGATACACCTATATTTAATTAAGAATGAGGAACTAAGAATTAAGAATGCATATAGGCGTCGCAGACCGACCATTCTACATTCTAAAATCTTAAATCTTCATTCTCCAAAGGAGACATAAAATGGCTTTAGATTTTACAAAACACCCGTGCTTTAACCCCGATGTCAAAGGCAAATACGGTCGCGTCCACCTTCCGGTCGCACCGAAATGCAACATCCAGTGCGGCTACTGCAACCGTAAATACGATTGCGTCAACGAATCCCGCCCGGGGGTAACGTCCAACGTCCTCTCCCCCGGCCAGGCGCTCTACTACGTCAACGATCTGGTGGAATCCGGCAAACCGATTTCGGTAGTCGGCATTGCAGGCCCCGGCGATCCCTTTGCCAATCCGGAACAGACCATGGAAACGCTGCGGCTGATCCGTAAACGCCACCCCGACATGCTGCTCTGCGTCTCCACCAACGGCCTGGGCGTCGGCCCCTACATTGCCGAACTGGCCGAACTCAATGTGAGCCACATCACCATCACCATGAATGCCATTGATCCGGAGATCGGTGCTGATGTTTACAGCTGGGTACGTGATCATAAAAAACCGCTGCGCGGCATCGAAGCCGCCAAACTGCTGCTCGAACGCCAGATTCAGGCCATGAAATCCATCAAGGCACACGGTCTGACACTGAAGATCAACACCATCCTGATTCCGGGCGTCAACGATCACCACATCGATGCCGTTGCGGCCTTCGCAAAATCCGAAGGTGCCGATCTGCATAACATTATCCCGATGTGCCCGGTGGAAGGAACCATGTTCGAAAATCTGGATGAACCGACCCCGGCCATGATCCACGAAGCGCGCGATATTGCCGGAAAATATATGCCGCAGATGACGCACTGCCAGCGCTGCCGAGCCGATGCCTGCGGCCTGCTCGCCGAAGGTACCACACAGGATACGCTCAAGAAACTGGAAGCCGCCGCCAACGCGCCGATCAATCCGGACGAAGAACGCCCCTACGTGGCCGTCGCCACCCGCGAGGGCGTACTGGTTAACGAACATCTGGGCGAAGCGGCCGAACTGAGTATCTTCGGCGAAAAAGACGGCACCTTCCAGTGTCTGGAAACCCGTGCCACACCGGATCCCGGCAGCGGTTCCGAACGCTGGATGGATCTGGCAAAGAATTTGAGTGATTGCCGTGCAATCCTCGTCTCAGGGGTGGGACCCAAACCAACGGCCTTTCTCCGTCAGGCCGGACTCAAGGTGATTGTCATGGAGGGACTGATCGATGAAACACTGCGCCGGATTTATACCGGTGAAGAAGTTCGTTCTCCCCTTCGGAAAACCAAGTGCGGAGAAAAATGCACCGGCACGGGAGCCGGTTGCGGGTAGAGGGAAACCTGAAATTTGAAATTGGGAATGCGAAAAAGTTCAAGTTTCCGGTTTCAGGTTTCTATTTCAAAACATAACTAACCAGGGGAAAATTATGCCAATAGCAAAACCGGAAAAACACTTCTTCATCTGTAACTCCTATCGCGTCGCAGGCGAGGCTAAAGGCGCGTGTAACGCCAAGGAAGCCGGCGATCTGCTCGCTTATCTCGAAACCGAAATTCTCGACCGCGGCATGGATGCCCAGGTCTCCGGATGCGGCTGTCTTAAACTCTGCACCGAAGGGCCGGTAATGGTCGTTTATCCGGAAGCCAAATGGTTCGGACAGGTGGATGAAGAAAAACTCGACGCTATTCTCGATGCTATGGAAGACGGCGAGGATACCAGTGAACTCGAACTCGCATAACTGTCACCATCGAGATGAATCCAACGGCGCATACTGCGGAACGCAGGATGGCCGTTGGGTTAAATCCGTGAAAAAATATGTAAAGAGCCTGGACTATGGCGAAGTGACACTTACCGTCCACAACGGTCAGGTGGTCCAGGTTCAGAAAACAGAAAAGATCCGTTTTTAAATGAAAACAGAAACCGTAGAGCTCACTTTAATCGGCACCATCCGTACGCCGCACACACGCGCTGACAATATTCC from Verrucomicrobia bacterium S94 carries:
- a CDS encoding nitrogenase, with product MSCNCGKTCAPVDDAAHACTADDKAKCGCGPSGGNFTTAGTAEHRDSTSVHSVSSSEAGGKKLTGENFTATRNACKLCAPLGACLAFRGIEGCLPFLHGSQGCATYIRRYMISHFREPMDIASSSFGEESVVFGGRRNLFDGLNHVIEGYEPAVIGIATTCLAETIGDDVNMYVKEYISADAKRVNLPHILRVSTPSYAGSHADGYQWAVRAIVDQLAVDGPNEKFIGIFPGMVSPADLRHLRELMEDFEMDFSIVPDYSDPLDGPVWGDYHKIPAGGTPAREIAKLGRASAVIELASTIADKQSAASLLDEKFSTAVFRVGLPIGIRQTDKFCNVLEQITGRPLPAKHDAERGRLIDCYVDGHKYTFGKEVVIYGEEDFVVGMTAFCCEIGLKPVLCASGGKSGKLSECIREAAPELDPETPILEGIDFAEIEVAAFNLKPDLLIGNSKGFSLSRKTGIPLIRFGFPIHDRISGPRTLHLGYRGAQRLYDTIVDKLMEMKQESNDIGYTYI
- a CDS encoding radical SAM protein is translated as MALDFTKHPCFNPDVKGKYGRVHLPVAPKCNIQCGYCNRKYDCVNESRPGVTSNVLSPGQALYYVNDLVESGKPISVVGIAGPGDPFANPEQTMETLRLIRKRHPDMLLCVSTNGLGVGPYIAELAELNVSHITITMNAIDPEIGADVYSWVRDHKKPLRGIEAAKLLLERQIQAMKSIKAHGLTLKINTILIPGVNDHHIDAVAAFAKSEGADLHNIIPMCPVEGTMFENLDEPTPAMIHEARDIAGKYMPQMTHCQRCRADACGLLAEGTTQDTLKKLEAAANAPINPDEERPYVAVATREGVLVNEHLGEAAELSIFGEKDGTFQCLETRATPDPGSGSERWMDLAKNLSDCRAILVSGVGPKPTAFLRQAGLKVIVMEGLIDETLRRIYTGEEVRSPLRKTKCGEKCTGTGAGCG
- a CDS encoding (2Fe-2S) ferredoxin domain-containing protein, translated to MAKPEKHFFICNSYRVAGEAKGACNAKEAGDLLAYLETEILDRGMDAQVSGCGCLKLCTEGPVMVVYPEAKWFGQVDEEKLDAILDAMEDGEDTSELELA
- a CDS encoding DUF2292 domain-containing protein; the encoded protein is MKKNSTLFSMLWKTARIPVNSNSHNCHHRDESNGAYCGTQDGRWVKSVKKYVKSLDYGEVTLTVHNGQVVQVQKTEKIRF